In Rhinoraja longicauda isolate Sanriku21f chromosome 13, sRhiLon1.1, whole genome shotgun sequence, one genomic interval encodes:
- the fbxo45 gene encoding F-box/SPRY domain-containing protein 1, translating into MAAGKLPARVLELLLSYLELPDLLSCGLVCRHWHRCLEADENSEVWRSVCCRMLNEEALGSDILCNVSSYKAKARALRYAWSAADCSRNVYIKRNGFTLHRNPIAQSTDGARAHIGFSEGRHVWEIWWEGPLGTVAVIGVATKRAPLQCQGYVALLGGDDQSWGWNLVDNNLLHGGDSAGSFPQCNNAPKYQIGERIRVILDMEDKTLAFERGYEFLGVAFRGLPKGCLYPAVSAVYGNTEVTMVYLGKPLDG; encoded by the exons ATGGCGGCGGGTAAGCTGCCGGCCCGGGTGTTGGAGCTGTTGCTCTCCTACCTGGAACTCCCCGACCTGCTGAGCTGCGGCCTGGTGTGCCGCCACTGGCACCGCTGCCTGGAGGCGGACGAGAACAGCGAGGTGTGGCGGAGCGTGTGCTGCCGCATGCTGAACGAGGAGGCGCTCGGCTCCGACATCCTGTGCAACGTGAGCAGTTACAAGGCCAAGGCCCGGGCCCTGCGCTATGCCTGGAGCGCCGCCGACTGCTCCCGCAACGTCTACATCAAGCGCAACGGCTTCACGCTGCACCGCAACCCCATCGCACAgagtacggacggcgcccgcgcCCACATTGGCTTCAGCGAGGGCCGCCACGTCTGGGAGATCTGGTGGGAGGGCCCCCTCGGCACAGTGGCTGTCATCGGCGTGGCAACCAAGCGCGCCCCGCTCCAGTGTCAGGGCTACGTGGCCCTTCTAGGTGGCGACGACCAGAGCTGGGGCTGGAACCTGGTGGATAACAACCTCTTACACGGCGGCGATTCGGCCGGCAGCTTCCCGCAGTGCAACAACGCACCCAAGTACCAG ATTGGGGAAAGAATACGTGTCATTCTTGACATGGAAGACAAGACTTTAGCATTTGAACGAGGCTATGAGTTCCTAGGCGTTGCTTTCAGAGGCTTGCCCAAAGGATGTCTTTATCCAGCAGTGTCTGCGGTTTATGGAAATACTGAAGTGACTATGGTATATCTGGGCAAACCACTTGACGGTTGA